The window GTCACGCGGATCTGGCCGATGCGATCGGGGGTGATCGCGCTGAACGGAATATAGCCGAAGAAGGGATCGCCCATCGGCACGCCATCGAGCAGGATCAGCGTTCGGCTCGACGCATTGCCGCCCAGCGCGCGCAGCGTTGCTCCCTGCGCGGAAGGGTTGGCCGATCGGCTGTCCGATCGGCGGAACTGCTGAAAACCGGCGACGTCGGTCAGGACATTTTCGATTCGCCCGGATGCGGCGTTGGTCAGGCGGTTGCGATCGATCGTCACCGATCCGTAAGCGGGCATGCCGGGCGTCTGCGACAGCCCCTTGCCCAGCACGACGATGTCGGCGCCGGCATCCTCATCCTCCGCCCGCACGGCGGTGGGGGCGATGGCGAGCATCAGGAAAATGAAGCCGCGCATCTTATCCCCCCCCCCTGTTTCCCTTCGCCCCGTGCCATCCGCGGAGCATTGGCCCTTTCCGATAAAAGGGCGTGGGCGGTGCGTCGCCTGTACCAAAGGACGACGCGCCGTCCGTCAGGCGTCCTTTGCGAGCATCGGCTGCGGCGCGATGTCGGTGAAGTTGGGCAGATCGCCGAACACCGCCTCGGCTTCGACCGAGCCCAGGGCGGCCTCGATCGACGCCTTGTCGCGAAAGGCGAGCAAGGCGATCGCCGCGAAGGGCGCATCGGCCTGATCAGGCAGCAGCGCCGATGCGTCGGTCAGGCCGTGCGCGGCCCATTTCGCGCGGACGAGCGGGATGTGGGTGGCGAGATAATAATCGGCGTCGAAACGCGCGTTCGGCGTCGACGGATAGGTCACGACGAGCTTGGCCATCATTTCACCTGTGCGAGAAGGGGCGTCATCCGCTTGGCGGCGAGGCCGGGGAGCTTGACGGTCTTCGCCGCCGCGATGTTGGCCGGCTTCCCGGCCTGCACAAGCGCAACCATGCCCATCGAATAATGGGGCTTGCACTTGATCCCATAGACGCCGGGCTTGTCGAGCTTCAGCGTCATTTCCTGGTTCATCCCGCCGACCGTGTGGGCGACGCCTTCGGGCATCATCCCCTCGATCGTCTCGGCATTGTGGCTCTTGTCGGTGGGGACGAAGTGGACGGTATCGCCGACGGCCGCCTTCACGAAGGCAGGCTCGAACACCATCATCCCGTCCTTGCCCATATTCTTCATCTGCACGGTGATGTCCTTGGCGGCGGCGGGTGCCGCCACGAAGCCGGCGCCCACGACGGCGGCCAGGACCAATTGGGGGAAGCGCATTTCCGATCTCTCCGAACCATTTTTGGCCGCGTGCGGCGGCGTCGGCAGGAAGAACACACGCTTCATTCGCGGCGCGCTATTGCCCCTTGGTACAATGGCGTCGGCCGTCGACTGCCGCGCATCATCATCACCGGGATTCGTGCCGCCGCCATGCCGCGGGCCGGACATAAGGAGATGAAGAGATGCTGCAGCAGGCGATCGAGCAACTGAAGGGCGATGTCGCCATCCGCTCGAAATACGACAATTTCATCGGCGGCGATTGGGTCGCTCCGGTTCAGGGCCGCTACTTCGACAATCCGTCGCCGATCACCGGCAAGACGGTGTGCAGCATCGCGCGCTCGTCGGCCGAGGATATCGAACTGGCGCTCGATGCTGCGCACAAGGCGAAGGAAAGCTGGGGTCGCACCTCGCCCGCCGACCGCGCCCGCATCCTCAACCTGATGGCCGATCGGATGGAGGCGAAGCTCGATCTTCTCGCGCTGGTTGAGACGATCGACAACGGCAAGCCGATCCGCGAGACGACCGCCGCCGACATTCCGCTGGCGATCGACCATTTCCGCTATTTCGCCGGGTGCCTGCGCGCGCAGGAAGGATCGATCGCCGAGATCGATCACGATACCGTCGCCTATCATTATCACGAGCCACTGGGCGTCGTCGGCCAGATCATCCCGTGGAACTTCCCGATCCTGATGGCGGTGTGGAAGCTGGCCCCGGCGCTCGCCGCCGGCAACTGCGTCGTCCTCAAGCCCGCTGAACAGACCCCGCTGTCGATCATGGTGCTGATGGACGTGATCGGCGATCTGCTGCCGCCGGGCGTGCTCAACGTCGTCAACGGCTTCGGTATCGAAGCGGGCAAGCCGCTTGCGCAGAACAAGCGGATCGCCAAGATCGCCTTCACCGGGGAGACGACCACCGGCCGTCTGATCATGCAATATGCGACCGAAAATCTGATCCCGGTCACGCTGGAACTCGGCGGCAAATCGCCCAACATCTTCTTCGCCGACGTGATGGCCGAGGATGACGACTTCCTCGACAAGGCGGTCGAAGGCTTCACCATGTTCGCGCTCAATCAGGGTGAGATTTGCACCTGCCCCAGCCGCGCGCTGATCCAGGAATCCATCTACGACAGGTTCATGGAGAAGTGCATCGCCCGCGTGCAGGCGATCCGCGCGGGCAGCCCGCTCGACATGTCGACGATGATCGGCGCGCAGGCGTCGAACGATCAGCTTGAGAAGATCCTGTCCTATATCGACATCGGCCGGGACGAGGGCGCCAAGGTGCTGACCGGCGGCGCGCGCGCCACGCTCGGCGGCGAGCTGACCGACGGCTATTATGTCCAGCCGACGATCCTGCAGGGGCACAACAAGATGCGCGTGTTCCAGGAGGAGATTTTCGGCCCGGTCGTCGCCGCGACGACCTTCAAGGATGCCGATGACGCGCTCGCGATCGCCAACGACACGCTTTACGGTCTGGGCGCCGGCGTCTGGACCCGCGACGGAACCCGCGCCTACCGCATGGGCCGCGGCATTCAGGCGGGCCGCGTGTGGACCAACTGCTACCACGCTTATCCGGCCCACGCGGCCTTCGGCGGCTACAAACAGTCGGGCATCGGGCGCGAGACCCACAAGATGATGCTCGATCATTATCAGCAGACCAAGAATCTGCTCGTCAGCTACAGCCCCAAGGCACTGGGCTTCTTCTAAGACTCCGTGTGTCCGGCAACTGCCCTCTCTCGAGACGGACGCAAACTTGCGGCGGGCTTCGGCCCGCCGCCTCTCCTTGATCGGAGATCGATCATGGCCCTGCCACCCCGTATTCTCGCCACCCCGGCCGCCGAAGCGCTGATGGCCGATCTGGCTGCGGTCCACGGCCCGTTGATGTTCCATCAGTCGGGTGGTTGCTGCGATGGTTCAGCCCCCATGTGTTACGCCGCCGGCGAGTTTCGCGTCGGCACGCAGGATGTTCTGCTCGGTCATGTCGGTGGCGATATCCCGGTGTGGATCGGTGCGGCTCAGTTCGAATATTGGCGCCATACGCAGGTGACGATCGATGTCGTGAAGGGGCGCGGCGCCGGCTTCTCGCTGGAAGGGCCGGAGGGCTTTCGCTTCATTGTCCGCAGCCGCGTCTTCACCGATGCGGAAGCCGCCGCGCTCGAAGCCGCGGGCGATCTGCCGCGGGGCGCCTGATGCTCACCAACCATCCCCTTCGCGAACGCGTCGTGCAGGAGATGTTGTTGCGTCGCTTTCCGGCGATCACCACGCCGTCGCGGATCGTTCAGATCGTCCGCATCGTGGCCGCCGCCGATCGCGATGAGGAACGGCGACGGGTGATGGCGATGCCGGACGGTTCGTTCATCGAGCCGGGCAGCCACGACCGCCATGTCGCGGGTGCATGCCCGCGCGGCGCGCTGCTGTCGTGGGAGCGGCACAGCGAGGCGAGCACCGCAACGATATTGCTGCCGCTGGGCATCGAGGCGTGCGACGCGACTGCGTGGATCGAAGGGCTGCCCGGCCATGTCGTCCGCGCGATGCGGATCACCGTCCTCGCCGATGAGGCGAGCGCCGGTCCGGTCCTGACGGCAGCGGCGCTGGCGAAGGCCGATCTCGTCACCTGCCATGTCGGGCCGTGCCGGATCTGGTCCGATTTCCGGATGGGAAACGACGGTTACGGGCAGATGATCCTCGTGGCCAACGGATGTCCGCCCGCCGACCTCGGCCGGATCATCCAGCGCGTTCAGGAACTCGGCAATTATCGCAATCTTGCCTTGCTCGGCCTGCCTCTGGTGCAGCAGCACGGCGCGGGCCTCGATCGGCTGGAGGCCCAGTTGTCCGAAGAGGCGCGGCTGATCGCCGAGGGCGCGCAGGATGATGAGGCGCTGCTTGAACGGCTGTCGGCGCTGTCGGCCGAACTGGAGCATGTCGCCGCCGCCACCGCCTTCCGGCTGGGCGCGACCAATGCTTATGCCGCGATCGTCGCCGATCGGCTCGCATCGCTCGATATCCAGGCGATCGAGGGTCATCAGAGCCTGGTCGACTTCAACGACCGTCGCTTTGTCCCCGCGGTGCGGACCTGCGCGACCTTCGCGGCGCGGATCGACACGCTGGGCGCACGGACGGCGCGGATAACCGCATTGCTGCGGACGCGGATCGAAACGAGCATCGAGCGTCAGAATCGCGACCTGCTCACCTCGGTCGAACAGGGCATCGGATTGCAGTTGCGCCTCCAGCATCTGGTGGAAAGCCTGTCGGTTCTGGCGATCAGCTATTATGCGATCAGCCTGCTCGGCTACGTGGCCAAAGGGGTGTCGAAAGTGATGCCCTGGCTCTCGCCCGAACTCCTGCTCGCTATGGCCGTATTGCCCGTCAGCCTGGGCATAATGGCGTTCATCCGCCACCGGCGCGGGCGGCTCTTCGCAGGTGACGCCGCCCGCCATGCATGACATCATGCTGGACATGAGGAACGAAGGAGAGGGCGGCGCCCGACAGGCCGAAAAGGTCAAGGTCGCCGCAACCCGGATCGATGATCCGGAACTGGCCGCGCAGGAACTGTTTCGCGAGCTCGATCTGCCCAGTCTGACGGGCGTGCTGCTGTTCGCGTCGAGCCGATATGATCTGGCCGCACTGGCCCGTGCCGTCGCTTTGCGCGGCGACGATGTGACCATCATCGGCTGCACGTCGTCGGGCGAGATCACGCCGGAGGGCTTTGCCGAAGGCACGATCACCGCGATCGGATTTCCGGCGAGCGATTTCACGCTGCAGGCGATCCGCTTTGCAGATCTCGACAATTTCGATCCGGCCGAGGCGCAGCGCCGTGTGCGCAGCCTTGTCGCCGACGCGGCGGAAGCGTCGCAGGGCTTCGGCCGATCGCAGCAGCGCGTCGCCCTGTTCCTGGTCGACGGCCTGTCGCACCGTGAGGAGATGCTGACCGTCACCGTGCAGGATGCGCTGGGCGAGATCCCGTTGATCGGCGGGTCATCGGGCGACGGGCTGGCGTTTCGCGAGACCTTCGTGCTGCACGAGGGGCAATTCCATCGCGATTCCGCGCTGGTCGCGATCCTGTCGAGCTGGCGGCCGATGAAGGTGTTCCGGTCGCAATATTATCAGCCCGGATCGGTGAAGATGGTCATCACCGGCGCGGATCCGGTCAACCGCGTCGTGACCGAGATTAATGCCGAGCCGGCGGCCGAGGAATATGCCCGGCTTGCCAACATCCAGCGCAAGGATCTGTCGCCGACGGTCTTCGCATCCGCCCCGCCGATGGTGCGCGCCGGTGGCGAATATTATGTCCGCTCGATCCAGAGCGCCAATCCGGATGGCAGCCTGACCTTCTACTGCGCGATCGACGAGGGCGTGGTCCTGACATTGGGCGAGGCCAAGGATATTGCGGGCGGCCTTAACATCCTGTTCGACGATCTCGATCGGTCGGTCGGCGGGATCGATCAGGTGGTCGGCTTCGACTGCGTGCTGAACAGCGTCGAGATCGCGCAGCGCCAGCTGACGCGCACCGTATCCAACATTTTTGCCGCGCGGCATGTCGTCGGCTTCAACACCTATGGCGAACAATATCACGGGCTGCATGTGAACCAGACCTTCAGCGGGCTGGCGATCGGGCGCTGATGGCCAGCCGACGCATCCTGCCCGGCGAAGAGGAGGCGCGGATCGCCGAACTCGAGCGCGAGAACGCCAAGCTGCGACGGATCAACGCCGCGCTGATGGACCGCGTCGAACGATCGACCGACCTGCAAGGCAACGCCTTCTCTCTGTTCGAGACCGCAATTGCGCTGGAAGGCAAGGTGCGCGAGCGGACCGCCGATCTCGAACTCGCGCTGGGCGATCTGGCGACGAGCAACGCGGCGCTTTCGGTTGCGCGCGACGCTGCCGACGAGGCGCAGCGCCGACTGCGCGACGCGATCGAGAGCATCAACGAGGGTTTCGCGATCTTCGACGCAGACGATCGGCTGGTATTGTGCAACCAGACCTATCTGGGGCTGTGGCCGCAGGTCGCCGCGCGCATCCAGCCGGGCATGACCTTCGATGAGATCACCACCCTTGTCCGCAACGACGAACGATCGCTGGGGGAGATGATCGCGCCCGATCGCTGGCTGTCCGAACGAATGGCGCAACATGTTGTGGCATCGGGCGGGCATGTCCACGCACTTGCCGACGGGCGCTGGATCCAGATCAACGAACTGCGCACAAGCGAAGGCGGCATCGTCGGCGTCTATACCGACATCACCGAGGCCAAGGCCGAGGATGCGCGCGAACGGGCGCGCGAACTCGCCGAAAAGAGCGTGATGCTGCAGGCGACTCTCGACAATATCGCGCATGGCGTGTGCGTGTATGATGGCACGCGCCGGCTGGTTGCGTGGAACGACCCGTTGATGTCGCTGCTGGGCCTGCCTAGCGACGTCATGGGGGCGATCGGCGATCACGCAGCATTGGTCGCGCGTTATGGGGAACCGATCGTCGGCTGGCTCGGCGAGGGATCGGCCGAGGCGGTGGTGCGTCGGCTCCAGGTCGGCGATCGCGTGCTGGAGGTGCGTCGCTCGGCGATGCCCGGCGGCGGAATGGTGCTGAGCTTCAGCGACGTATCCGAAGCGCTGCGCGCGGCCGAAGCGCTGCGCGAGACCAATGAGACGCTGGAACGCCGCGTGGACGAGCGGACTGCCGATATCGCCGCAGTCAACGTCAAGCTGCAGGACGAGATCGGCGAACGCCTTGCGGTCGAAGATGCGCTGCGCGAGGCCAAGACGGTGGCCGAGCAGGCCAATATTTCCAAGACCCGCTTCCTTGCGGCGGCGAGCCACGATCTGCTCCAGCCGCTCAATGCTGCGCGTCTGTTCGTCTCGGCGCTGGCCGATCGGCGGCTTGCGCTGCCGACCCGCGCTCTCGTCCACCAGACCGGCTCGGCGCTCGACTCGGTCGAGGATCTGCTCGAGGCGCTGCTGGAGATTTCGAAGCTTGATGCGGGCGCGATCACGCCCGAGATTGGCGATGTCCGTGTCGATGAGATTTTGCGCAGCATGCGCGCGGAATTCGCGCCCTTCGCCCGCGAACGCGGATTGGCGCTGACGATCGATGAACCCAATTTGTGGGCGCGCACCGATCCGCGCCTGTTGCGCCGCATTCTTCAGAACCTGATATCGAACGCGCTGCGCTACACCGCCGAAGGATCGGTCAGCGTGACCTGCCGTGCGCAGGGCGATCTGTTGCGGATCGAGGTAGTCGACACAGGCCCTGGCATCGCGCCGGAGCATCACGCGCTGATCTTTGAGGAATTTCGCCGCGTCGGGGGCGCGACGCGCGATCGCGGCATGGGCCTCGGCCTCGCGATCGTCCAGCGCGCAAGCCGGATGCTTGGCCATCCGATTGATCTTGCCTCCGCGCCGGGCGAAGGAGCGATCTTCGGCATAACCGTGCCGATGGGCAGTGCGCAGGATGTGCCGTCAGGCGCTTCGCCGCGTGCCGTCAAGGCGCCGCTGGCGGGGCAGTCCATCGTCGTCATCGACAATGAGAGTTCGATCCTCGACGGCATGGCTGCGCTGCTTGCCGGCTGGGGATGCCAGGTGCTGACCGCGGGCGATGTCGCCGAAGCGATCGAGGCCATCGATCGGTCGGGCGCGAGGCCGGGCCTCATCATCGCCGACTATCATCTGGACGATGGCGCGACGGGCCGGGAGGCGATCGAGGTTCTGCGCGGCCATGTCGGCCGGTCCGTGCCTGCGATCGTCATCACCGCGGATCGCACCCCCGAACTGCGCGAACAATTGCAGGGCGAGCAGCTTCATGTGCTGCAGAAACCGGTCAAGCCCGCGCAGCTCCGGGCGCTGATCGGGCGACTGTCGGCTTAATATAGCGGCCGCTACACTATCAATTGTGCGGTCGCGCCGGCGGTGCGACGAAGTTCACCTTGTTGACCATGATCACCGCCTGGGTGCGGCTGAAGACGTTGAGCTTGGCAAGGATCGCCGAGACATGCGCCTTCACCGTCGTCATCGACACGTCGAGTTCGTAGGCGATCTGCTTGTTGAGCTTGCCGGAAACGATGCAGCCCAGCACGACGCGCTGCTGCGGCGTCAGGGTGTCGATCCGCTGGAGAATATCGGCCTCCGCCGCGTCGATCGATTCCTCGCCCTCGTCGAAATCGTCGGGGGTGTAGAGTTCGCCGGCCAGGATCGACTTGAGCGCATCGACGATCGCGCTGCGCTTGAGCGACTTGGGGATGAAGCCTGCCGCCCCGTGCGCGAGCGCGTTGCGCACCAGCCCGCGTTCCTGCGCGGCCGATACGATGACGACCGGTACCGACGGGAAATGATCGCGGATCGCCTGAAGACCGGAAAAGCCCATCGTGCCCGGCATGTTAAGATCGAGGAGGACGAGATCGAAATCGCCCTCGCGCTCGATCACTCCCATCGCCTCTTCGATCGAGGAGGCTTCGAACAGCTCGCATTGGTCGAATGCGACCGAGATCACCGTGCGCAGACCATCGCGTACCAGCGGATGATCATCGGCGATCAGCACTCTTTCCACCTGATCCAATCTCCTTGCGCGGACGGAGCCTAACCCATCGGCGGGGAATGCGGAAAGGGGAGCAACCGCAGCCACTCCCCGCAATCCGCCCGACATCGGAGAAGTGCGATGCTCCCCCATGATCCCGATCGCCGTCATTCTTCGTGCTTGGTGTCGAGCCAGGTGCGGATCGCCCAGCCCGCCTTTTGCCCAAGAACGTCGCCGAACGGCGGCATATAAACCTTCCCGTCATGCGCCGAGCCATGCTGGAAGCGGTTGATGAACCATTCGTCGCCGCTGTCGCCGGTTTCGAGATAGCGCAGGTCGGGCGCGATCCCGCCGCTCATCGCCTCAAGCCCGTGGCAGCGGGCGCAATTCTGGCCATAGGCCGATTCGCCGATCTTCGCCGCTTCGGCATTGTCGCGATAGGGGTTCACCTTGCGCCACTCGTCGCCGATGTCGGGCAGGGTGTGCGTATCGACAGGCTGCGGCGTCATATTGCCGTGCGCGAACAGGCTGCTCGACACCGACGCCACGCAGACCAGTCCCGAAAGGATCAAGGTCGTGCGGCGAAACTTGGGACTCATTGTACGCTCTCCTGCGGCCCTGCGCACGACCGGGCTGTGCCCTGTTCGATGCGTGTGCCGAATAGACAGCGATGCCTCGCCCGCGCCCATAGGACTTAGGTACAACTGAGCCGGCCGAAGCGCTCTGTCGCCATTATTGCGCGGGCCGATCCGTGACCAAAAGTGCAATATCGGCGCAGCATCTCTCACCACATCCTTGGGCCGCGCGGGGCCGTGAAGGCCCGCGGAAAAGGGAGGTTCAGGATGACTGGGAAGAAGACGTGGCTTTTCGCCACAGCCTTTGTCGCGTCCATGATCGGCGCAGCGGCGCCGGCTTATGCCGATACGACCGACGATCTGCTGCTGCGACTGAAGGCGAAGGGGATCCTCACCGAAGAAGAATATCAGGCGCTCGCGCAGCGCAAGGCGGAAGAACCTACGCCAGCCGTCGCGACCCCGGCGGTCGCATCCGCACCCAGTTCGTCCTGGCTCGATGAGATGAAGGTCGTTCGCGCGACCGACAGCGGCGTAGGCGTTCAGATCGGCAGCGTGGCGCTGAAATTCTCCGGATCGATCAACGGTTTCTACGTTCATGACAAGGGCGATCCGGCGACGCCCGCGAACGCTGTTGTCGGCGGGCTCGCGACGGTCGGCCCCAAGAGTTCGTCGGTGCGCAACGGTCTGCTCCCCGGCTTCCTGAAGGTGGAGGCGACCACCAACCAGGGCGGCTGGGATGTCGGGGCGCATTTCGGCATCTATCCGGGCATCAACAGCGTGCTGACCAGCGGCGGCGCCAATTCGGGCGGCACGCCACAGGCGCTCGCCACGGCAGGCATCGACTTCCGCCAGACCTACCTGACCTTCGGCAAACCCAATTTCGGCGAAGTGAAGATCGGCCGTGACATTGGCATGTTCGGGCAGGAAGCGATCCTGAACGACATCACCCTGCTGTCTGTCGGCACCGCGGCGGGCAATTCGGCGCCGTCGAACACATCGCTCGGCCGCATCGGGCTGGGCTATCTCTACACCGATTTCCAGCCGCAGATCACCTACACCAGCCCCAAGCTGGGTGGGTTCCAGGTCGCGATCGGCGCGTTCCAGCCGCTCGTCACGATCGGCAACAACGAAGTCAACAAGACCCCCGGCTTTCAGGGCAAGGTGACGTACGATTTCGCGTCTGGCGGTTTCGGCGGCAAGGTCTGGCTGAATGGCATCACCCAGAAGCATGACGGCATCGGCACGTCGCCCAGCTATACGGGGCGCGGTTTCGATGTCGGCAGCAAGCTGACCTTCGGCACGGCGAGCCTGCTCGGCTATTATTACAATGGCTCGGGCATCGGCACGACCGGGCTGTTCATCCTGTCGACCGATGCCGCCGGGCGGAAGCGCGACAGCGACGGTTTTTACGTCCAGGGCACGTACGGCATTGGCAAGCTCACCATCGGCGCGAGCTATGGCGAAAGCCATCTCGATCTGGCGAAGGGCGAGGTCAATCCGACCCTGCTCGACACCAACAGCAGCTGGGTGGGCCAGCTTCGCTACGGCCTGACCGATTGGGTGACGCTGGTCGGCGAATATGTCCACACGCGCTCCGAAGCGCATAATGGCAACAAGGCGTCGTCCGACGCGATCGCAACCGGCGCGATCCTGTTCTTCTGACGGGAAGGAAGGGGGCGGTCGGCGAAAGTCGGCCGCCTTATTTTTTGCGATCTATCCGCGCTACCAGCCGTTCTTCGGCGGCCGCATAGAAATGCGAGACCGATCGCTGCAACTCGTAACGCGCGGCCGCCATCGCGGCGAAACGCGGCGGAAGGGGCAGGTTGCCGGCCTCGACCGGCCCCAGGCCATCGCGCACCGCTTGGTCGATGGTAGCTTCGATCCAGTCGATCCAGTCGCGGGTCTGATCGATCGCCGCAGCCGGGCTCCGGTCGAACGGGCCATGCCCCGGCACGACCTGCCGATGCTTCAAGGCCTTGAGCGTGTCGAGCGATGCCCTCCACTTGGCAAGATCGGCGTTCGGCGTGCTCGGTGCGCGATTGTGAAAGACAAGGTCGCCGGCGATCAGGGTTCCGCTTGCTTCGTCGAGCAAAGCAAGATCCGCCGCGCTGTGGCCGGCAAGCGGCAGCAGGCGGATCCGCCGTCCGCCGAAATCCTCCACTTCACCCGTCAGCACATGGCGCGGGATGACCGCCTCGGTGCCGCGCATCCAATCCCCCAGCAGCCGGTACATGCCATCGTTGAAGCGTTTGGCCTCGGCGGTGAAATCTTCGATCTGCGCCTGCGTCGCGGCGATCATATCGATGTCGAAAGCGCCGTCGCCATAGAGATGATCGGGGTGGACGTGAGTGATGTAGATCCGCACCACGGCTTTGCCCGTCAGCGCCTCGATCATCTTCCGCAGGGCCCCGTACCGCAGCGACGGACCGCAATCGATCAGTACGGCTCCCACTGGGGTCGCGATGATCGTCAGGTTGGCGATGGCTCCGCCGTTGTTGCGGTCGATCGGCGCATCGGCGCCCCGCACGATCCAGATGCCGTCACCGATCGACACCGGTTCGATCTTATAGTCGAAATCTTGCGCCCGTGCGATGCATGCGATCAGGCCCAGACCGGCGATGAAGCTGCGCCGTCCAATCATCGCGCTGCACCGCTCGCGCCGGCCACCGTCAACCGCGCATCATAGTCGACGCCGTTGGTGTCTCGCCCGGCGATGGTCAGCGCCTCGCCTGCTGCCGCTTGCACGATCAGCCCGAACTGGGGGTCTTCGGCGACCGATGCCTGCACCTCGAACGATGCGAGCAAGGAGCCGTCCGCCGCTTTCACCTCGACACTTTCCAGATTGTAGGTCGGGATATTGGCGACGAAGCCGGTGTCCATCGGATGACGGAAGGCAAGCCGCAGTCGCGCCTCCTCGCCGACCGACCAGGCGCCGCCGCGCACCTCGCCAAGATGTTGCGCCCAATCGCCGCGCCCGCGACTGAGCGATGGCATCGAACAGCCGCCGCCGGCCGCATCCACCCACACCCCGCCGACCAGCCAGCTCCCGTCCGCCAGTTGCACGGCACCGCGCACCGGCGTGCGCTGATCGAGTTTGATGTTGGTCGATAGATAGGCGGCGGCTTTGAGCGGCCGATAGTCGACGGCAAGTGGTATCGGATTGAGATCCGCAAGGATCAGTATGCGCCGCACGCCGGCGATGCCGCGCGCGTCGACCACGACCGGGAAGCTGCGCTGATTCTCGGCGATCATCGGCACGATCACGCGGACGCGTGGATCGAAGCGCACCGGCCCGCCGTCCAGCAGGCGTTCCATACCGTCCCAATTGGGCGATCCCAACGGGTCGGCGGCCGATGCCGGCGCTGCGATCAGCGCGGCGGCGATCAGGGCTAGGCTCCGCATCCTCTCCTCCCAAAGGCCAAGCGTATCGGGAGGGGCAGGGCGCTACCATGACACCTTGGACCAATGATGCGGGTGGCAGATGGCGAT is drawn from Sphingomonas crocodyli and contains these coding sequences:
- a CDS encoding EthD family reductase, with the protein product MAKLVVTYPSTPNARFDADYYLATHIPLVRAKWAAHGLTDASALLPDQADAPFAAIALLAFRDKASIEAALGSVEAEAVFGDLPNFTDIAPQPMLAKDA
- a CDS encoding pseudoazurin; translation: MRFPQLVLAAVVGAGFVAAPAAAKDITVQMKNMGKDGMMVFEPAFVKAAVGDTVHFVPTDKSHNAETIEGMMPEGVAHTVGGMNQEMTLKLDKPGVYGIKCKPHYSMGMVALVQAGKPANIAAAKTVKLPGLAAKRMTPLLAQVK
- the adh gene encoding aldehyde dehydrogenase, which translates into the protein MLQQAIEQLKGDVAIRSKYDNFIGGDWVAPVQGRYFDNPSPITGKTVCSIARSSAEDIELALDAAHKAKESWGRTSPADRARILNLMADRMEAKLDLLALVETIDNGKPIRETTAADIPLAIDHFRYFAGCLRAQEGSIAEIDHDTVAYHYHEPLGVVGQIIPWNFPILMAVWKLAPALAAGNCVVLKPAEQTPLSIMVLMDVIGDLLPPGVLNVVNGFGIEAGKPLAQNKRIAKIAFTGETTTGRLIMQYATENLIPVTLELGGKSPNIFFADVMAEDDDFLDKAVEGFTMFALNQGEICTCPSRALIQESIYDRFMEKCIARVQAIRAGSPLDMSTMIGAQASNDQLEKILSYIDIGRDEGAKVLTGGARATLGGELTDGYYVQPTILQGHNKMRVFQEEIFGPVVAATTFKDADDALAIANDTLYGLGAGVWTRDGTRAYRMGRGIQAGRVWTNCYHAYPAHAAFGGYKQSGIGRETHKMMLDHYQQTKNLLVSYSPKALGFF
- a CDS encoding NahK/ErcS family hybrid sensor histidine kinase/response regulator; the encoded protein is MASRRILPGEEEARIAELERENAKLRRINAALMDRVERSTDLQGNAFSLFETAIALEGKVRERTADLELALGDLATSNAALSVARDAADEAQRRLRDAIESINEGFAIFDADDRLVLCNQTYLGLWPQVAARIQPGMTFDEITTLVRNDERSLGEMIAPDRWLSERMAQHVVASGGHVHALADGRWIQINELRTSEGGIVGVYTDITEAKAEDARERARELAEKSVMLQATLDNIAHGVCVYDGTRRLVAWNDPLMSLLGLPSDVMGAIGDHAALVARYGEPIVGWLGEGSAEAVVRRLQVGDRVLEVRRSAMPGGGMVLSFSDVSEALRAAEALRETNETLERRVDERTADIAAVNVKLQDEIGERLAVEDALREAKTVAEQANISKTRFLAAASHDLLQPLNAARLFVSALADRRLALPTRALVHQTGSALDSVEDLLEALLEISKLDAGAITPEIGDVRVDEILRSMRAEFAPFARERGLALTIDEPNLWARTDPRLLRRILQNLISNALRYTAEGSVSVTCRAQGDLLRIEVVDTGPGIAPEHHALIFEEFRRVGGATRDRGMGLGLAIVQRASRMLGHPIDLASAPGEGAIFGITVPMGSAQDVPSGASPRAVKAPLAGQSIVVIDNESSILDGMAALLAGWGCQVLTAGDVAEAIEAIDRSGARPGLIIADYHLDDGATGREAIEVLRGHVGRSVPAIVITADRTPELREQLQGEQLHVLQKPVKPAQLRALIGRLSA
- a CDS encoding DUF779 domain-containing protein; this translates as MALPPRILATPAAEALMADLAAVHGPLMFHQSGGCCDGSAPMCYAAGEFRVGTQDVLLGHVGGDIPVWIGAAQFEYWRHTQVTIDVVKGRGAGFSLEGPEGFRFIVRSRVFTDAEAAALEAAGDLPRGA
- a CDS encoding DUF3422 domain-containing protein, with the protein product MLTNHPLRERVVQEMLLRRFPAITTPSRIVQIVRIVAAADRDEERRRVMAMPDGSFIEPGSHDRHVAGACPRGALLSWERHSEASTATILLPLGIEACDATAWIEGLPGHVVRAMRITVLADEASAGPVLTAAALAKADLVTCHVGPCRIWSDFRMGNDGYGQMILVANGCPPADLGRIIQRVQELGNYRNLALLGLPLVQQHGAGLDRLEAQLSEEARLIAEGAQDDEALLERLSALSAELEHVAAATAFRLGATNAYAAIVADRLASLDIQAIEGHQSLVDFNDRRFVPAVRTCATFAARIDTLGARTARITALLRTRIETSIERQNRDLLTSVEQGIGLQLRLQHLVESLSVLAISYYAISLLGYVAKGVSKVMPWLSPELLLAMAVLPVSLGIMAFIRHRRGRLFAGDAARHA
- a CDS encoding FIST N-terminal domain-containing protein translates to MLDMRNEGEGGARQAEKVKVAATRIDDPELAAQELFRELDLPSLTGVLLFASSRYDLAALARAVALRGDDVTIIGCTSSGEITPEGFAEGTITAIGFPASDFTLQAIRFADLDNFDPAEAQRRVRSLVADAAEASQGFGRSQQRVALFLVDGLSHREEMLTVTVQDALGEIPLIGGSSGDGLAFRETFVLHEGQFHRDSALVAILSSWRPMKVFRSQYYQPGSVKMVITGADPVNRVVTEINAEPAAEEYARLANIQRKDLSPTVFASAPPMVRAGGEYYVRSIQSANPDGSLTFYCAIDEGVVLTLGEAKDIAGGLNILFDDLDRSVGGIDQVVGFDCVLNSVEIAQRQLTRTVSNIFAARHVVGFNTYGEQYHGLHVNQTFSGLAIGR
- a CDS encoding response regulator — encoded protein: MERVLIADDHPLVRDGLRTVISVAFDQCELFEASSIEEAMGVIEREGDFDLVLLDLNMPGTMGFSGLQAIRDHFPSVPVVIVSAAQERGLVRNALAHGAAGFIPKSLKRSAIVDALKSILAGELYTPDDFDEGEESIDAAEADILQRIDTLTPQQRVVLGCIVSGKLNKQIAYELDVSMTTVKAHVSAILAKLNVFSRTQAVIMVNKVNFVAPPARPHN